GCAACTATCGGAATTACAGATTATGCCCAAGGAGAATTGGGAGATATCGTTTTCGTAGATGTTGATACCGTTGACGAAGATCTGAACGAGGGCGATGTATTCGGAAGTGTAGAAGCAGTTAAAACTGTTTCCGACCTTTATCTTCCGGTAGCAGGTACAGTTTTAGAAATTAATGCAGATTTAGAAGATCAACCAGAATTGTTGAATACTGACCCGTATGGAAAAGGTTGGATCATCAAACTGAAGATTTCTGACTCAGCAGATTTATCAACGCTATTATCTGCAGAAGAATACCAAGAAGTTGTTGGATAATATCATAACAAAATACAGTAAGATTATATTGCCCATTTATTGGGCATTTCTTACTTATATGCTTTTGCGTCCCGGGTTGGAAAATCAGGAATACTCCTTTATGTTCCCCCATTTGGACAAGCTTATTCATTTTACCATTTTCTTTCTTTTGGGATTTTTCTTCAGGCTCCGTTTTCCCAAAACGTCTTTACTTTATTTTTTTCTGATTCTAGTTTCTTACGCATTATTAACAGAAATTTTACAAGACATCATGAAACTCGGTCGTTCGCTCGAGGTTTTAGATGCAGTTGCAGACACATTAGGATTATCCTTTTCATACTATATATATAATAAGTATGAAAAATTCCAAAACCGAATCTAAGATTATTTTGAATCATATTAAATCTGCTCAATTTGCGAGAAATTGCACTAGGTTTTAAATATTTGATTAACCAATTCCTGTACTTTGGGCGACTGCCAAAAAGCCCAAACTTTACCAAGCTATTTTTGTCACCGAGCTATCCGCTCATATCTTTTGCTTTTTTTGTTATTATTTCACCTTTTATATATATAAAGAATATACAACCCAAGTTGAACTTTAGTCTCACAATCGGAGAAAAAAGCAAAAGGATAACCGCTACTATCCCTGCCGCAATTTCCACAAAACTTACATAGTTTAACAGTTTTTATCTATTTAACATAATGTGGATAACTTTAAATGATTTTATAGTAGTCTGTTTTACAGTTATTTAATTAAGCTAGTTTTACACAATTGTAAACGTATTGTTAATTCCATTTGCAAATACAGATTATTCCACCCTATATTTGCAGAACCAAAACGAGAGAATTGGTAGCGCAGGAGAGGAGTGAAAAACATATTAAAAACGGATTTGTGGTTAATTAAAAAAAACTTCAAAAAAGTTTTGGTAGTTTAGGAAAAGCTTTTTACTTTTGCACTCGCAAATCAGGGACAAGATGACAGATTAAGATTCCTGATGAAGCGAAAAGAACAAAGTTCATTGACATAACATATAAC
The genomic region above belongs to Epilithonimonas zeae and contains:
- a CDS encoding VanZ family protein; protein product: MLLRPGLENQEYSFMFPHLDKLIHFTIFFLLGFFFRLRFPKTSLLYFFLILVSYALLTEILQDIMKLGRSLEVLDAVADTLGLSFSYYIYNKYEKFQNRI
- the gcvH gene encoding glycine cleavage system protein GcvH, encoding MNTPSELKYTKDHEWIKVEGDTATIGITDYAQGELGDIVFVDVDTVDEDLNEGDVFGSVEAVKTVSDLYLPVAGTVLEINADLEDQPELLNTDPYGKGWIIKLKISDSADLSTLLSAEEYQEVVG